TCCTGAATCGGTATAATGCTGTTCGACGCCGGGTATTAAAACAACGGGTAACCTCTGATCGAACACATACCGGTTCGCGGCACTCTGCCAGGACTCGTTAAAATCCAGCCAGCTGTAATAAGGACTCGCATCGAGAAACGGCATCATCATGGCGATCCAGCCCTGCATCGCGGCATCGTCCTCGCGGATGGTTCCACCCGGCGGCAGGCAGCGATATGATTCGTGATAATTAAACAGTGCCAGGCCAATCTGCTTGAAATTATTTTTGGCAGTATTGCGGCGTGCTGCCTCTCGAGCCTGGAAGACCGCCGGCATAATTAAGCCGAATGCCAGCAGCAACATGCCCAGAACCAGACTGATGGAAATCCAGCGTTGCCAGGACATGAGAATTTTTCCTGAAAGAGATATGTTACACTCAAAACAGATCTACTATTTGAGCAGACTCTCAGGCAAATTTCCAGTGGCCTTCCCATTTGTCGGTCCAGAGAAACTGAGCCGCCAGGTGACCGTTGCGGCGGAGTTGCAGCCAGTCGAGATGATCAATGCGGCAAACGATGACGGCAAAATTTTCGTACCCCAGTTGCGCTTCTTCATCATTGGGAAGACGGTCAAACAGATAGTCGGGCAGATTTGGTTCGGGGGTTTCACTTCTGGTCCCCGGCTCTGCCACTGTGATATAGCCGCGTCGATGTTCGGGGCTGCTCTTTTCCCAATGGTCGGCCGAGACGTCATCACTCGTATGCACGGTCGCTTCGCCGCGCAGGCGAATCTGCACGCGCGTGAGGGAATCGTAGGCCATCCATTCCATCCAGGGAGTCTGTTCAAGTTCACTGACCTTATCGGATCGTCGATCGGTATAGCAGATCAGTTCCCGGCGTTCCGGCTGAATCTCCCGTAACACAACCGTGCGAACACGGGGGCGCCCTTCAGAAGCGGTGGCCAGCGTTCCCAGTCGCCAGGCATGCGTCTCTGTCTCTATCGCAGCCTGCAGATGCCGCCAGGTCTGAGAAAGAATCGTGTTGACGTTGGCAGGGTTAAACTCAAATTCTCTTGTCATCACGGTCCAGTCTTCAAAACAGTAAGAGTCACTCTCTTCATTCTTAACCATGCAGGCGAAGGGTCAAGTGAAAGTTTGAAAACTTCAGGGGCGATCGTGAGATAATATCTCATCTTTCGGATGATACAGGATAGCAATCGGCAGGACGACCGCCGCCAGGAACAGAAAGACATTACTCATCGGCCAGTTGAGGGCATTAAAGCCCCAGGTAAAGAGGCCAAAAAACAACGCGGAAAGCACGATACCAATCCAGTTGATTAAATTCATCGCGCCAATCATCCGCCCCTTCAGCGATTTGGGGGGGCGTGTCTGCAGTTCCACCTGCAGTGGTACGACAAACAGTCCGGCAAAGAAACCCAGCAACGTGAGTATGCCCCGCGCGAGCCACTCGGTTGTAGTGAGGGGGATAAATGATGCCCAGAGGGAGACATCGGCTTTCGGCAGAGTTTCGCCTGCTTCGGGAGTTGCCCACCAGCCAAAGCCCGCCATCGCCGCCAGGCAGGCTACCAGTCCCCAGGCACCGATCGTCACCAGCTTGAAGTTCACCCGCTTCCGCGACGCGCGGCCCGCCACAATACAGCCGAGTGAAATTCCCACGCCCATGCAGGCCGCCATCAGACTGGTGCGACTTTCGCTGATGTGGAGTTGACCGATGCCAAAAATGTTCACCAGAGGTTGTACAATGCCTCCGACGAACCAGAACACCGAAGAAATCAGCAGCACCGATAACAGCCGGCGATCGTTTCGCAGCAGCCCGCGGGTTTCGGTATCGATGCCCAGAGCCGAGCGGCTGAAAGGCAAACCGGGATGAGCCACCGGGGTTCGACGAACCCAGAACGAGGCGATGGTGCCGATGACCGCGATGCCGATACAGAAATAACTGGTCTTCCAGAGTTGATCGGGATAGGCCTGTTTGACGAAACCCGCCGACGCCATTCCAAAAATAATGGCGATGAAGGTCGTCATCTGAATGATGCCGTTGGCCTGAGGCAGATCATCATCGCGAAGCATTTCAGGGAGAATACCATATTTCGCGGGGCCAAAGATCGCGCTCTGTGTGCTGAGTAATCCCAGTACAATCAGCAGCGGCAATAATTCTCCCGTGAAAAAAG
The sequence above is a segment of the Gimesia algae genome. Coding sequences within it:
- a CDS encoding pyridoxamine 5'-phosphate oxidase family protein, encoding MTREFEFNPANVNTILSQTWRHLQAAIETETHAWRLGTLATASEGRPRVRTVVLREIQPERRELICYTDRRSDKVSELEQTPWMEWMAYDSLTRVQIRLRGEATVHTSDDVSADHWEKSSPEHRRGYITVAEPGTRSETPEPNLPDYLFDRLPNDEEAQLGYENFAVIVCRIDHLDWLQLRRNGHLAAQFLWTDKWEGHWKFA
- a CDS encoding MFS transporter, coding for MSETELKTEELPPLYQDSSFWGMTVTQFWGAFNDNLYKQLVLLFCAQQALQLQTDDRQGTALAVFALPFVFFSGLGGWYADRHTKRTIVIACKVAEIIIALLAMAAFFTGELLPLLIVLGLLSTQSAIFGPAKYGILPEMLRDDDLPQANGIIQMTTFIAIIFGMASAGFVKQAYPDQLWKTSYFCIGIAVIGTIASFWVRRTPVAHPGLPFSRSALGIDTETRGLLRNDRRLLSVLLISSVFWFVGGIVQPLVNIFGIGQLHISESRTSLMAACMGVGISLGCIVAGRASRKRVNFKLVTIGAWGLVACLAAMAGFGWWATPEAGETLPKADVSLWASFIPLTTTEWLARGILTLLGFFAGLFVVPLQVELQTRPPKSLKGRMIGAMNLINWIGIVLSALFFGLFTWGFNALNWPMSNVFLFLAAVVLPIAILYHPKDEILSHDRP